Proteins from a genomic interval of Carcharodon carcharias isolate sCarCar2 chromosome 32, sCarCar2.pri, whole genome shotgun sequence:
- the LOC121271947 gene encoding histone H2B type 1-L-like, protein MSCSKSSGIPEVVAAAKGGASHKASKQSLTKVTRKLPKQQRKSRKQSYSTYVYRHISSEASHLIHYNKCHTIPAREIQSVICLMLPGELAKHANFKGTKAVTKYTNSI, encoded by the exons ATGAGTTGCTCCAAATCGAGTGGAATACCTGAGGTGGTGGCTGCGGCGAAGGGTGGTGCATCCCACAAGGCGTCGAAGCAGTCGCTGACTAAAGTCACCAGGAAGCTGCCCAAGCAGCAGAGGAAATCTCGCAAGCAAAGCTATTCCACTtacgtgtacagg CACATCAGCTCCGAGGCttcgcacctcattcactacaacaagtGCCACACCATCCcagccagggagatccagagtgtCATCTgcctcatgctgccaggggaactggccaaacatGCCAACTTCAAGGGCACCAAAGCGGTCACCAAATATACCAACTCCATTTAG